In Granulicatella elegans, one genomic interval encodes:
- the murC gene encoding UDP-N-acetylmuramate--L-alanine ligase yields MMDKSKIYHFTGIKGSGMSALALVLHGEGYSVQGSDLENYFFTQKGLEDAGIKMFPFSADNIQEGQIVIAGNAFPDSHEELVAAREKGIEVIRYHKFLGELLKGYQSVAITGSHGKTSTTGLLSHVLSAMEPTSYLIGDGTGHGVEASEYFVLEACEYKRHFMAYKPDYAIMTNIDFDHPDYYTDIDDVQSAFESFGRQVKKGIIACGDDERLRELDVTTPITYYGISESNDVVAENIEKDTEGSHFDVYIHGKFYGKFDIPTFGTHNILNALAIITFYYLNDFNPEELAMNLKTFGGVKRRFSEKKIKEITVIDDYAHHPSEIRATLDAARQKYPTKKIVAVFQPHTFTRTIALLDEFARALSLADDVYLCDIFASVREKSGNVSIEDLAALVEGEATVLKIENVSPLLTYKDAVIVFMGAGDVQKFEFAYEQLLSSTSPTQN; encoded by the coding sequence ATCATGGATAAAAGTAAAATTTATCATTTTACAGGTATAAAAGGCTCAGGAATGAGTGCATTAGCTTTAGTATTACATGGAGAAGGATATTCTGTTCAAGGTTCTGACTTGGAGAATTATTTCTTTACTCAAAAAGGGTTAGAAGATGCAGGAATCAAAATGTTTCCGTTTAGTGCAGATAATATTCAAGAAGGACAAATTGTCATTGCAGGAAATGCTTTTCCGGACAGCCATGAAGAATTAGTAGCAGCACGTGAAAAAGGAATTGAAGTGATTCGTTATCATAAATTTTTAGGTGAATTATTAAAAGGATACCAAAGTGTTGCAATAACAGGTTCGCATGGAAAAACAAGTACAACAGGATTATTATCTCATGTTTTAAGTGCAATGGAACCAACGAGTTATTTAATTGGAGACGGCACCGGTCATGGAGTAGAAGCATCTGAATATTTTGTATTAGAAGCGTGCGAATATAAGCGTCATTTTATGGCCTATAAACCAGATTATGCGATTATGACGAATATCGATTTTGATCATCCTGATTATTATACAGATATTGACGATGTTCAAAGCGCATTTGAATCATTTGGTCGTCAAGTGAAAAAAGGAATTATTGCTTGTGGAGATGATGAAAGACTACGTGAGTTAGATGTGACAACACCAATTACTTATTATGGTATTAGTGAATCCAATGATGTAGTTGCAGAAAATATTGAAAAAGATACAGAAGGTAGTCATTTTGATGTTTATATCCATGGTAAATTTTATGGAAAATTTGATATTCCAACATTTGGGACGCATAATATTTTAAATGCATTAGCAATTATTACTTTCTATTACTTAAATGATTTTAATCCAGAAGAATTGGCGATGAATTTAAAAACATTTGGCGGAGTCAAACGTCGTTTTTCTGAGAAAAAAATTAAAGAAATTACAGTGATTGATGATTATGCACACCATCCATCTGAAATTCGTGCAACATTAGATGCTGCAAGACAAAAATATCCAACAAAGAAAATTGTAGCTGTATTCCAACCACATACATTTACAAGAACAATCGCTTTGTTAGATGAATTTGCCCGTGCCTTATCATTAGCGGATGATGTGTATTTATGTGATATTTTTGCATCTGTTCGTGAAAAATCAGGAAATGTCTCGATTGAGGACTTAGCAGCGCTAGTTGAAGGTGAAGCAACAGTTTTAAAAATCGAAAATGTTTCGCCATTATTAACTTATAAGGATGCTGTTATTGTCTTTATGGGAGCAGGAGATGTTCAAAAGTTTGAATTTGCTTATGAGCAATTATTAAGTAGTACTTCTCCAACACAAAATTAA
- the ytpR gene encoding YtpR family tRNA-binding protein has translation MWLSFYNQEGISDTLLLTSGSASRYDVAIETKNGVTRVFDEKTNAVIGYNIAGISDHIRFENAGQQFLSEEEQATVKTLIQEAGFDGESLDLSPKDTLVVGYVETCVPHEDSDHLHVTQTRVSQDTVLQIVCGAPNVKAGQKVVVATPGTVMPNGSIIWSGELRGVESHGMLCSARELGLENAPAKKGILVLNDDAVIGEPFKG, from the coding sequence ATGTGGTTAAGTTTTTATAATCAAGAAGGTATTTCAGATACATTATTATTAACATCAGGATCGGCAAGTCGTTATGATGTTGCAATTGAAACAAAAAATGGAGTAACACGTGTATTCGATGAAAAAACAAATGCAGTGATTGGTTACAATATTGCAGGAATTTCAGATCATATTCGTTTTGAAAATGCAGGACAACAATTTTTATCAGAGGAAGAACAAGCAACTGTAAAAACATTAATTCAAGAAGCTGGATTTGATGGTGAGTCATTAGATTTGTCTCCAAAAGATACGTTAGTAGTTGGTTATGTGGAAACTTGTGTTCCGCATGAAGACTCTGATCATTTACATGTTACACAAACACGTGTAAGCCAAGATACAGTTTTGCAAATTGTTTGTGGTGCTCCAAATGTAAAAGCAGGACAAAAAGTTGTAGTAGCTACACCAGGAACAGTAATGCCTAACGGAAGCATTATTTGGTCAGGGGAATTACGTGGCGTAGAAAGTCACGGAATGTTATGTTCAGCTCGTGAATTAGGGTTAGAAAATGCTCCTGCTAAAAAAGGAATTTTAGTGTTAAATGATGATGCTGTTATTGGAGAGCCATTTAAAGGTTAA
- the pepA gene encoding glutamyl aminopeptidase produces the protein MEKKTESLIKTLTELQSTSGHEKNVREFMRKELEPLVDRIEQDGLGGIFGVREHKDANAPKIMIAAHMDEVGFMVTNIMSTGLLKVSPLGGWNPYVVSAQRFTLQTRKGDYPVISSSIPPHLLRAAGGQQASVKVTDILFDAGFTSKEEAEEYGVRPGDTIVPLVETIWTANKKRMIAKSWDNRYGCTVVLEALRELKNEVLPNTLIAGANVQEEVGLRGTGPSVTKFNPDLFFAVDCSAADDLTGSKDTFGHLDQGFLLRILDPGLITLPRMKEFLEDTALTHNIPFQYFVSQGGTDAGKAHLMNQGVPSTVIGVCARYIHTHQTMFSIKDYEAAREMVIQTIRALDRSTVDTILDGRTN, from the coding sequence ATGGAAAAGAAAACAGAAAGTTTAATTAAAACTTTAACAGAATTACAATCAACAAGTGGACATGAAAAAAATGTTCGAGAATTTATGAGAAAAGAATTGGAACCGTTAGTCGATCGTATTGAGCAAGATGGTTTAGGCGGGATTTTTGGGGTTCGTGAACATAAAGATGCCAATGCCCCTAAAATTATGATTGCTGCACATATGGACGAAGTTGGATTTATGGTGACAAATATTATGTCAACAGGTTTATTAAAAGTAAGTCCATTAGGTGGTTGGAATCCATATGTCGTTTCTGCGCAACGTTTTACATTGCAAACTCGTAAAGGAGATTATCCTGTTATTTCAAGTTCAATCCCTCCGCATTTATTACGTGCGGCTGGCGGGCAACAAGCTTCTGTAAAAGTAACAGATATTTTATTTGATGCTGGATTTACTTCAAAAGAAGAAGCTGAAGAATATGGAGTTCGTCCTGGAGATACTATTGTTCCTTTAGTGGAAACAATTTGGACAGCAAATAAAAAACGAATGATTGCAAAATCATGGGACAATCGTTATGGGTGTACAGTAGTATTAGAAGCTTTACGTGAATTGAAAAATGAAGTTTTACCAAATACATTAATTGCAGGAGCGAATGTTCAAGAAGAAGTTGGACTACGTGGTACAGGGCCAAGTGTTACAAAATTCAATCCTGATTTATTTTTTGCGGTAGATTGTTCGGCTGCAGATGATTTAACAGGTTCAAAAGATACATTTGGACACTTAGACCAAGGATTTTTATTAAGAATATTAGATCCAGGTTTGATTACATTGCCTCGTATGAAGGAATTTTTAGAAGATACTGCGTTAACTCATAATATTCCATTCCAATACTTTGTTTCTCAAGGTGGAACAGATGCAGGAAAAGCTCACTTAATGAATCAAGGTGTTCCAAGTACGGTGATTGGGGTATGTGCTCGTTATATTCATACGCATCAAACAATGTTCTCGATTAAAGACTATGAAGCAGCACGTGAAATGGTTATCCAAACGATTCGCGCGTTAGATCGTAGCACAGTTGATACAATTTTAGATGGAAGAACAAATTAA
- a CDS encoding PepSY domain-containing protein — protein MSKNKSSFTAGFFLATGAFLGAWLVSKIYEKKLVNGDVIVGNVRRLFTVVGTIEGSWIEMEPVYIEKEDFSGYVYYGGITRKEQEELVQYEFFADAKTGAVLDLYKIASA, from the coding sequence ATGTCAAAAAATAAATCATCTTTTACAGCAGGATTTTTCCTTGCAACTGGAGCTTTTCTAGGTGCGTGGCTTGTTTCTAAAATTTATGAGAAGAAATTAGTCAATGGGGACGTTATTGTAGGAAATGTTCGTCGTTTGTTTACTGTTGTAGGAACGATTGAAGGATCATGGATTGAAATGGAACCCGTGTATATTGAAAAAGAAGATTTTAGTGGCTATGTATACTATGGTGGCATTACTCGTAAAGAACAAGAAGAATTGGTGCAATATGAATTTTTTGCAGATGCCAAAACAGGTGCAGTTCTAGATTTATATAAAATAGCGTCAGCCTAA
- the trmB gene encoding tRNA (guanosine(46)-N7)-methyltransferase TrmB, which translates to MRLRNKPWAKDTLLAHPEMVIQNPEEWKGRWRERFGNNHPIHIEIGSGKGQFVSEMAKKNPEINYIGIEIQTSVIVVALEKALAVEVPNLQLLHIDGGTVTDYFEDGEVDRIYLNFSDPWPKKRHAKRRLTHADFLKAYEQVLPLEGEIHFKTDNRGLFEYSLASFSQFGMILKQVWLDLHQVEFEGNVMTEYEEKFSAKGHPIYRVEAIFPKERHPYEVK; encoded by the coding sequence TTGCGTTTAAGAAATAAACCATGGGCTAAAGATACATTATTAGCTCATCCAGAAATGGTCATTCAAAATCCAGAAGAATGGAAAGGACGCTGGAGAGAAAGATTTGGAAATAATCATCCGATTCATATTGAAATTGGTTCAGGAAAAGGTCAATTTGTTAGTGAAATGGCAAAAAAAAATCCAGAAATTAATTATATTGGAATTGAAATTCAAACAAGTGTTATTGTTGTTGCATTAGAAAAAGCTTTAGCTGTAGAAGTTCCAAATTTACAATTATTACATATTGATGGTGGAACAGTGACAGATTATTTTGAAGATGGTGAAGTTGATCGAATTTATTTGAATTTTTCTGATCCATGGCCTAAAAAACGTCATGCTAAAAGACGTTTGACTCATGCAGATTTTCTAAAAGCATATGAACAAGTATTACCTTTAGAAGGAGAAATTCATTTTAAAACAGACAACAGAGGATTATTCGAATATAGTTTAGCTTCGTTTTCTCAATTTGGAATGATTTTAAAGCAAGTGTGGTTAGATTTACACCAAGTAGAGTTTGAAGGCAATGTGATGACCGAATATGAAGAAAAGTTTTCTGCTAAAGGACATCCAATTTATCGAGTAGAAGCAATTTTTCCAAAAGAACGTCATCCCTATGAAGTAAAGTAG
- a CDS encoding phosphotransferase family protein codes for MEQNMDAGWELHPIGGDTGQAYMAVRAQERVFLKRNSSPFLAALSGEGIAPKLMWTKRAGNGDVLTAQEWLNGRSLTTEEMNSMEVIDLLKEIHQSPNLLLMLQKIQGEEYTAQHFIEDYLENLQSGLQSHRFLSEVLDYLKETLPLVLEAGKTVCHGDLDRRNFLLANDKLYLIDWEMVRLADPVSDLTMILTQYIPVHQWGEWLDAYGLNLSTNIYQRIEWYALMNCLNFIKKSHFEGRYYEMNEKILVVKSIYNHRLMKEEE; via the coding sequence ATGGAACAAAATATGGATGCCGGATGGGAATTACATCCAATTGGGGGAGATACCGGACAAGCCTATATGGCAGTAAGAGCGCAGGAGAGAGTTTTCTTAAAAAGAAATTCTTCCCCATTTTTAGCTGCATTATCGGGTGAAGGTATTGCTCCTAAATTAATGTGGACCAAAAGAGCTGGAAATGGAGATGTTCTAACAGCTCAAGAATGGTTAAATGGTCGATCCTTAACAACTGAAGAAATGAATTCGATGGAAGTCATTGATTTATTAAAAGAAATCCATCAATCTCCTAATTTACTATTAATGCTTCAAAAAATCCAAGGCGAAGAATATACCGCTCAGCATTTCATTGAAGATTATTTAGAAAATTTGCAGTCAGGGTTACAAAGTCATCGTTTCTTATCAGAAGTGTTAGATTATTTGAAAGAAACATTACCTCTTGTGTTAGAAGCAGGAAAAACCGTTTGTCATGGTGATTTAGATCGTCGCAATTTTTTATTGGCAAATGATAAATTATATTTAATTGATTGGGAAATGGTACGTTTAGCAGATCCTGTATCGGATTTGACAATGATTTTAACCCAATATATTCCTGTTCACCAATGGGGTGAATGGCTTGATGCCTATGGTTTAAACTTATCAACGAATATTTATCAGAGAATTGAATGGTATGCATTGATGAATTGTTTAAACTTTATTAAGAAAAGTCATTTTGAAGGTCGTTATTATGAAATGAACGAAAAGATTTTAGTTGTAAAATCAATTTATAATCATCGCTTGATGAAAGAAGAGGAGTAA
- a CDS encoding ABC transporter permease gives MNSEQLWESRFKTYQKKVMKYAKYMMNDHFMIVFFFLFGFLLFQYSTWLKTIRILEEPLILFVSLLLAVFPLFGEIATYVEEADVHFLSVIGEDFKSYFKRAIRYSWIFPLVLNGIATIFVLPIFMQAYGNGIIPFISIFATLLSLKGFHFMIQKSIFEGKLAKNSFYNVALYLVNSICLFGILSFIPKVFSLWMAQVLVLLSIGLYRFASAKPVHFKWNELIQSEQARQQRIFRVIALFVDVPFLKKHQAKRNQSLDIFVEKLTPNKIHPYRYLLVRTALRSSNYVTVLLQMIVATVLLSFASSIWYWIMAIQSIMIVVICFQFASLYKHPKAHSIYIHSLYEPKEMMDDFIGVVLQLVIGASIIISLLTAVVSRNIFVLAGFVWYPIVSAVFLYGYLKPRLNRKKKRR, from the coding sequence ATGAATAGTGAACAATTGTGGGAAAGTCGTTTTAAGACTTATCAGAAAAAAGTAATGAAATATGCCAAATATATGATGAACGATCATTTTATGATTGTGTTCTTTTTCCTATTTGGTTTTCTATTGTTTCAATATTCAACATGGTTAAAAACGATTCGTATTTTAGAAGAACCTTTGATATTATTTGTCAGTTTATTATTAGCTGTTTTTCCATTATTTGGTGAAATTGCTACTTATGTAGAAGAGGCTGATGTCCACTTTTTAAGTGTGATTGGTGAAGATTTTAAATCCTATTTTAAACGTGCGATTCGTTATAGTTGGATTTTTCCATTAGTATTGAATGGTATTGCAACGATTTTTGTGTTGCCGATTTTTATGCAAGCATATGGGAATGGGATAATTCCATTTATTTCCATTTTTGCAACGCTCTTATCACTAAAAGGATTCCATTTTATGATTCAAAAATCAATTTTTGAAGGAAAGTTAGCGAAAAATTCATTTTATAATGTAGCACTCTATTTAGTAAATAGTATTTGTTTATTTGGAATTCTTTCTTTTATTCCAAAAGTGTTCTCTTTATGGATGGCACAAGTATTGGTACTTCTTTCAATTGGACTTTATCGTTTTGCATCTGCTAAACCGGTACATTTTAAGTGGAATGAATTGATTCAAAGTGAACAAGCACGTCAACAAAGAATTTTTCGAGTGATTGCTTTATTTGTAGATGTACCATTTTTAAAGAAACATCAAGCAAAGCGCAATCAATCATTAGATATTTTCGTGGAAAAACTAACACCAAATAAGATTCATCCGTATCGTTATTTATTGGTTCGAACAGCATTAAGAAGCTCCAATTATGTTACGGTGTTACTTCAAATGATTGTTGCAACAGTTTTGTTATCATTTGCTAGTTCGATTTGGTATTGGATAATGGCAATTCAGTCGATTATGATAGTAGTGATTTGTTTCCAATTTGCTTCTTTATATAAACATCCAAAAGCTCATTCGATTTATATTCATTCTTTATATGAACCAAAAGAAATGATGGATGATTTTATTGGAGTCGTTTTACAATTAGTCATTGGAGCAAGTATCATTATTAGCTTGTTAACAGCAGTAGTTTCAAGAAATATTTTTGTATTAGCTGGATTTGTATGGTATCCAATAGTATCAGCAGTATTTTTATATGGTTATTTAAAACCACGTTTAAATCGAAAAAAGAAAAGACGTTAA
- a CDS encoding ABC transporter ATP-binding protein — translation MTLKVNHITAGYTQVPVIKNISFEVKSGEICGLIGLNGAGKSTTIKCITNFIQPFSGEISIQGHTVAESVRNYRKLIAVIPETPVLYEELTFREHIELTARAYQQDTSETMHRAMELVEQFRLTKQLDWFPAYFSKGMKQKVLIVCALMLDVPLYVVDEPFLGLDPLGIRTLLKVLREKKESGAAILMSTHVLDTAEKYCDRFIVLHDGVVQAQGDLETLKGEVQMDESSLEDVYFALTTNTGDHHE, via the coding sequence ATGACATTAAAAGTAAATCATATAACAGCTGGTTATACTCAAGTTCCTGTTATTAAAAACATTTCTTTTGAAGTAAAATCAGGAGAAATTTGTGGGCTCATTGGATTAAATGGGGCAGGGAAAAGTACAACGATTAAATGTATTACGAATTTTATTCAACCTTTTTCGGGAGAAATTTCGATTCAAGGACATACTGTAGCAGAAAGTGTACGCAATTATCGTAAATTGATTGCGGTCATTCCGGAAACGCCTGTGTTATATGAAGAATTAACGTTTAGAGAGCATATTGAATTAACAGCTCGTGCATATCAACAAGATACGTCGGAGACAATGCATCGTGCGATGGAATTAGTGGAGCAGTTTCGTTTAACGAAACAATTAGATTGGTTCCCAGCTTATTTTTCTAAAGGAATGAAGCAAAAGGTACTCATTGTTTGTGCATTAATGTTGGACGTTCCATTATATGTGGTAGATGAACCATTTTTAGGATTAGACCCATTAGGAATTCGTACATTATTAAAAGTGTTAAGAGAGAAAAAAGAATCGGGTGCTGCAATCTTAATGTCTACACATGTATTAGATACTGCAGAAAAATATTGTGATCGTTTCATTGTATTACATGATGGAGTGGTTCAAGCACAAGGAGATTTAGAAACGCTTAAAGGAGAAGTTCAAATGGATGAATCTTCATTAGAAGACGTGTATTTTGCATTAACAACGAATACAGGTGATCATCATGAATAG
- a CDS encoding HIT family protein encodes MSDCIFDKIISKEIPAHIVYEDEVVIAFLDLGQVTPGHTLVVPKKHVKDIFEYDEELAAAVFSRIPKIARALKAMNPEIKGVNILNNNGEVAFQSVFHSHIHLIPRYKHEEGFGLKWETHDYSHEELATIAQNIAKHVENN; translated from the coding sequence ATGTCAGATTGTATTTTTGATAAAATTATTTCTAAAGAAATTCCAGCACATATTGTTTATGAAGATGAGGTAGTCATTGCCTTTTTAGACTTAGGACAAGTAACACCTGGTCACACATTAGTCGTTCCAAAAAAACACGTAAAAGATATTTTTGAATATGATGAAGAATTAGCCGCAGCTGTATTTAGCAGAATCCCTAAAATCGCTCGTGCTTTAAAAGCAATGAACCCTGAAATAAAAGGAGTTAATATTTTAAACAATAATGGAGAAGTTGCTTTTCAAAGTGTCTTCCACTCTCATATCCATTTAATTCCTCGTTACAAACATGAAGAAGGTTTTGGGTTAAAATGGGAAACTCATGACTATTCTCACGAAGAATTAGCAACTA